GCTGCCCGGGCAAACAGCCGGTACACCTGGTCCCACGGAAGGAACTCGTCGGAGGTGATGGTGTAGCTCTCGCCCACCGACTGCGGCCGGCCCAGCAAGCCCACGAAAGCCTTGGCGAAGTCCCGGCTGTGCGTCAGCGTCCACAGCGATGTGCCGTCCCCGTGGACCAGCACTGGCAGTCCCTGCCGCATGCGGTGGATGTCCGTCCAGCCGCCCAGCAGGGCAATCCTGGTGCGGTCGTAAGTGTGCGAGGGGCGGACCACGGTTACCGGGAATCCGTCGTCGCGGTAGGCCCGCATCAGCAGGTCTTCGCAGGCGATCTTGTCCCGCGAGTACTGCCAGAAGGGATTCCGCAGCGGCGTCGATTCCAGGATGGGCAGCCGTGCGGGCGGTTTCTGGTACGCGGAGGCTGAACTGACAAACACGTACTGTGCGGTGCGGCCCGAGAACTGCCCGACGGCCGCCGCGGCGTGTTCCGGTGTGAAGGAAATGAAGTCCGCCACGGCGTCGAACTCGCGTTCGCCCAGGGCCCCGCGCACGGCGGCGGCGTCCCGGATGTCCGCGTTGATCACTTCGGCGCCTTCCGGAGCCGGCCGGTCCGTGGATTTCCCGCGGTTCAGGATGGTGAGCCGGTGGCCCAGCGCGACGGCGAGGTCCGCCGCCGCCGCGCTGATCACGCCGGTCCCGCCGATGAACAGGATGTCCGACGGCGCCGCCACCTTTTGCGGAAAACTCACCAGGCGTAGTCTTCCGGGGCGGTGCGGTGGCCGGGGAAGATGTCATCGAGCCGCTTGAGCGCGTCGGCGTCGAGCGTTACCTCCAGTGCCCGGATGCCGGCGTCGAGCTGTTCCTGCGTTCTCGGACCGACGATCGGTGCGGTGACCGCGGGCTGGTGCAGCAGCCAGGCGAGGGCGACATCCCCGGGTTCGTGGCCGAGGTCATCGGCCAGGTCCTCGTACTGGCGGATCTGTTCGTGGTGCTTCTTCAGCGTCTCGGCCGCCCGTCCTTCGGTGCGGCGGACGCCGTTGCGCTCCTTCTTGAGCACGCCGCCCAGCAGGCCGCCGTGCAGCGGCGACCAGGGGATCAGCCCCAGCCCGTACTGCTGTGCGGCCGGGATGACTTCCAGCTCCACATTGCGCGTGAGGAGGTTGTAGATGGACTGCTCGCTGACCAGGCCGTTGAAGTGACGGCGCGAGGCCGCTTCCTGGGCCTGGGCGATGTGCCAGCCGGCAAAGTTGCTGCTGCCGGCGTAGAGGATCTTGCCCTGCTGGACGGCCACCTCCATTGCCTGCCAGATTTCGTCCCACGGGGTGTTCCGGTCGATGTGGTGGAACTGGTAGACGTCGATGTAGTCCGTCTGCAGCCGCTTCAGGCTCGCATCCAGGGCACGCCGGATGTTCAGCGCGGACAGTTTGGATTCGTTGGGCCGGTCCGTCATGGTGCCGTAGAGCTTGGTGGCAAGTACGGTGCGTTCGCGGCGCTCGCCGCCCTGGGCGAACCAGCGGCCAATGATTTCCTCGGTCCAGCCGTGGCGGCCCGAGCCGCCGTACACGTTGGCGGTGTCGAAGAAGTTGATGCCGGACTCCAGCGCGGAATCCATGATGGAATGCGCGGCGGCTTCCTCGGTCTGCGGGCCGAAGTTCATGGTGCCCAGGCACAGGCGGGAGACTTTCAGGCCGGAACGGCCCAGTTGGGTGTACTGCATGCTGAGGGATCCTTTGGTTATTGAGGTTTTTAGTTTTGGTGCAGTGACGCGGCTGGCCGCTTGGCAGCTACATCTGGCTGAAGGCCGCGACCGCGGGGTCGGCGCCCGCGCGGGCACCGGACTCGAGGGCGGTGATTTCGGTGAGTTCGGCGGGGGAAAGCCCGACGGCGACGGCCCCCAGGTTCTCCCGCATCCGCTTCGAGTCGGCTGACTTGGGGATGACGATGGTGCCCTGGGCGAGGTGCCAGGCGAGCACGACCTGGGCCGGCGTGGCGCCGTATTTGGCGGCCAGGGCTTTCACCGCGGCGGCATTCAGGTCTGCTCCCTGGCCGAGCGGGCTGTAGGCCTCCACGGCAATGCCTAGGTCCCGGCACTTGGCTGCCAGTTCCTGCTGCTGGAACGTGGGGTGGATTTCGAACTGGTTTACGGCAGGGACCACCTCCGCTTCCGGGAGGAGCGTGTCCAGGTGCTCCGGCAGGAAGTTGGAGACGCCGATGGCCCGGACCTGGCTGTTTGCGTACAGCTTCTCCATCGCCTTCCAGGCTTCGGTGAACAGCCCCTGCGACGGCACCGGCCAGTGGATCAGATAGAGGTCCACGAACTCGACGCCGAGCGCCTTGCGACTGTTCTGGAAGGCCTCGTGGGCAGTGCCCTGTTCGCCGTTGCGCAGCTTGGTGGTGATGAAGATTTCCTCGCGCGGAATACCCGATGCGGCGATGGCGGCACCGACGCCGGCCTCGTTGCGGTAGGCCGCGGCGGTGTCTATGTGGCGGTAGCCTGCCTCGAGCGCGTCTTCGACGATGCGCTGCGTTTCTTCCGGCGGCACCTGGAACACTCCGAAGCCGAGCTGCGGGATCTGAACGCCGTTGTTGAGGGTCAGTTGCGGGATGGTGGTTTCATGCGTCTGGGACATCGTCGATTCTTCCGGTGGTAGGGCTGGATTCCGGCGCCAGGACACTGGCAAGGCACTTGCAAGGCGCTGCCAAGGAGCGGGCAGGGCTCGCGGGAAACCGCTTTCGTGCTGGCTATGCATTGAGCCTATGCACATTGTGATGCTGTGTCAGTAGGGGTGCCTATTCCTGTTTTTCCTAGGACTGGCAGTCCTACCTTCGTTGTAGAAAGACTGCCTCCGGCCATGCACAATGGAAGGCATGGGTCAGAGCGCCGAGTTTGGAAAATTCCTGAAGGCCATGCGGTCACGGCTGAAGCCGGAGGACGCCGGGCTGCCCGGGACCTCCGCAGCCCGGCGGGTCCCCGGGCTGCGCCGTGAGGAAATTGCCCGGCTGGCGGACGTCAGCACGGACTACTACACGCGCCTGGAGCAGGGCCGCAACATCCACCCGTCCCGGGCAGTGCTCGATTCCGTGGCGCGGGCGCTGCGCCTGGATTCCAGCGAGCAGGCACACATGATGGACCTCCTGGAGCACTGTGCGGAATCGCAGCGTCCGGGGGTTCCGGCCCAGGGCGTCCGGCCGGGGCTGCGTCAGCTTCTGGATGCGGTGGGTGATGTTCCCGCCCTGGTTTTGGGCCGCCGGAGTGACGTGCTGGCCGGCAACCGCCTGGCTTTCCTGCTGTTTGCCGACTTCACAGCGCTGCCGGCGGGGGAACGGAACCTGACGCGATGGCTGATGCTGGAGCCGCGTGCCCGGGAACTGTTTCGGGACTGGAAATCCGTCGCAGCCGAAGCGGTCGGTGCCCTCCGCGTTGACGTTGGCCGGCACCCCAACGATGCCCAGGCCAACCAGCTGGTGGGCGAGCTCGCGGTGCACAGCGAGCACTTCCGCCAATGGTGGGCGGGTCACCGGGTGGCGACGCCCTCGGCCGGCAACCTGCGGCTCCACCATCCCGTGGTGGGGGACCTGGAACTGAACTTTGAAAACCTGGTGCTGCCCGACGACCCGGACCAGGTGCTCCGGGTGTTTTCCGCGAAGCCCGGTTCGCCGTCGGCCGATTCCCTGACACTGCTGGGCAGCTTCGGCGCCGGAGACGCCGGTGCGGCGCCGGCATCCACCGACAGCCAACGGGCCACACAAATAGCTGATGTCAGCGACGCCGGCGGCGCTTCCTAAGCCCGGCGCAGCCGGCAATTCCGCCGGATTGTCCCCGCCGGGGACATAAGTTCTGCTTATCCGTCCACGCAGAATAGGTCTTATCCATTCCTCCGCCGAGTCCCTACGCTCGAATGAAGGAACCGTTCTTTGGTTGCGTCCCACTCAAGAACCTGGAAGAGACCATGCCTGATTTTTCCCCCGCTGCCCGCGTCAGCCGCATCAAATCGTCTCCTAGCGTGGCGGCCGCCGCGAGGGTACGGGAACTCAAAGCCGAGGGCCGCCGCATCCTTGACCTGACGGTCGGTGAGCCTGACTTCGATACGCCGCAGCACATCAAGGAAGCGGCCATCGCCGCCATAAATGCCGGTGAAACCAGATACACCTCCGTCAGCGGCACCGCAGTGCTCCAGAAAGCCATCCTTGGCAGGCTCGAATACCACACCGGGATCAGGTTTGAACCGGACCAGATCACCGTGGGCGGCGGGGCGAAACAGGTAATCTTCCTGGCGCTCATGGCCACTCTGGACGCCGGCGACGAGGTCATTATTCCGGCCCCTTACTGGGTGTCCTACCCGGACATGGTCCTGGCCAACGACGGTACGCCCGTCATTGTCTCCTGCACGGAGGAGGCCGGCTTCAAACTCACGCCGGAAGCGCTGCGCGGGGCCATCACGCCGCGCACCAAGTGGCTGATCCTCAACGCGCCGTCGAACCCCACCGGTGCCGTCTACAGCCGCGGGGAACTCCGCGCCCTGGCCGCGGC
This genomic window from Arthrobacter sp. 24S4-2 contains:
- a CDS encoding aldo/keto reductase; translated protein: MQYTQLGRSGLKVSRLCLGTMNFGPQTEEAAAHSIMDSALESGINFFDTANVYGGSGRHGWTEEIIGRWFAQGGERRERTVLATKLYGTMTDRPNESKLSALNIRRALDASLKRLQTDYIDVYQFHHIDRNTPWDEIWQAMEVAVQQGKILYAGSSNFAGWHIAQAQEAASRRHFNGLVSEQSIYNLLTRNVELEVIPAAQQYGLGLIPWSPLHGGLLGGVLKKERNGVRRTEGRAAETLKKHHEQIRQYEDLADDLGHEPGDVALAWLLHQPAVTAPIVGPRTQEQLDAGIRALEVTLDADALKRLDDIFPGHRTAPEDYAW
- a CDS encoding NAD-dependent epimerase/dehydratase family protein — its product is MSFPQKVAAPSDILFIGGTGVISAAAADLAVALGHRLTILNRGKSTDRPAPEGAEVINADIRDAAAVRGALGEREFDAVADFISFTPEHAAAAVGQFSGRTAQYVFVSSASAYQKPPARLPILESTPLRNPFWQYSRDKIACEDLLMRAYRDDGFPVTVVRPSHTYDRTRIALLGGWTDIHRMRQGLPVLVHGDGTSLWTLTHSRDFAKAFVGLLGRPQSVGESYTITSDEFLPWDQVYRLFARAAGVAQPELVHVASETIATHDPERGPWLLGDRAHSVVFDNSKIKSLVPSFQCSIPFAEGAREIVRWHDAHPALQKIDAGFMDLSDRLAGWARRP
- a CDS encoding aldo/keto reductase, whose protein sequence is MSQTHETTIPQLTLNNGVQIPQLGFGVFQVPPEETQRIVEDALEAGYRHIDTAAAYRNEAGVGAAIAASGIPREEIFITTKLRNGEQGTAHEAFQNSRKALGVEFVDLYLIHWPVPSQGLFTEAWKAMEKLYANSQVRAIGVSNFLPEHLDTLLPEAEVVPAVNQFEIHPTFQQQELAAKCRDLGIAVEAYSPLGQGADLNAAAVKALAAKYGATPAQVVLAWHLAQGTIVIPKSADSKRMRENLGAVAVGLSPAELTEITALESGARAGADPAVAAFSQM
- a CDS encoding helix-turn-helix transcriptional regulator, with the translated sequence MGQSAEFGKFLKAMRSRLKPEDAGLPGTSAARRVPGLRREEIARLADVSTDYYTRLEQGRNIHPSRAVLDSVARALRLDSSEQAHMMDLLEHCAESQRPGVPAQGVRPGLRQLLDAVGDVPALVLGRRSDVLAGNRLAFLLFADFTALPAGERNLTRWLMLEPRARELFRDWKSVAAEAVGALRVDVGRHPNDAQANQLVGELAVHSEHFRQWWAGHRVATPSAGNLRLHHPVVGDLELNFENLVLPDDPDQVLRVFSAKPGSPSADSLTLLGSFGAGDAGAAPASTDSQRATQIADVSDAGGAS